The Caldicellulosiruptor changbaiensis genome has a segment encoding these proteins:
- a CDS encoding DNA polymerase III subunit has protein sequence MNLDTFVGQKEIVFTLKKALKNPFHAYIFEGEKGFGKKLLARVFSKHILCENKSSCGVCKSCRLFEASSHPDFHIIKRQEDKKEISVESIREIIKELSRGPIFSDKKVFIIEEGEELSISAQNALLKTLEEPPTYALFIITCNNIERLLPTVLSRSIVLSFKRYSASEIAKILEQNGLEPKDYIVKLCKGNPKIALDFYNKEVQNKRDYIFDKLLCYDGASFDLIKEFESDFEKLKNDFEFLFGNIIYFLRDALFYKKTKSIELITNTDKLEKIIEFSNKHTISHIYKLLQDFMILEKYPDANVISDNVLDMIFLKLSGG, from the coding sequence ATGAATTTAGATACGTTTGTTGGTCAAAAGGAAATTGTATTTACGCTCAAAAAAGCACTTAAAAACCCTTTTCATGCTTATATATTCGAAGGTGAAAAAGGGTTTGGCAAAAAGCTCTTAGCAAGGGTATTTTCAAAACACATTCTGTGCGAGAATAAGTCTTCTTGTGGTGTATGTAAATCTTGCCGTCTTTTTGAGGCTTCTTCACATCCAGATTTTCATATTATAAAAAGGCAAGAAGATAAAAAAGAGATTTCTGTTGAGAGCATCCGAGAGATTATAAAAGAGTTGTCAAGAGGTCCTATTTTTTCGGATAAAAAAGTGTTTATAATTGAAGAGGGTGAAGAGCTTTCAATAAGTGCTCAGAATGCTCTTTTGAAGACCTTGGAAGAACCTCCTACTTATGCACTTTTTATAATCACATGTAACAACATTGAAAGGCTTTTACCAACCGTACTATCAAGGTCTATTGTGCTTTCTTTCAAGAGATATTCTGCGTCTGAGATAGCAAAGATTTTAGAACAAAATGGTCTTGAGCCAAAAGACTATATAGTTAAACTTTGCAAAGGTAATCCTAAAATTGCTCTTGATTTTTATAACAAAGAGGTTCAAAATAAAAGAGACTATATTTTTGATAAACTCCTTTGCTATGATGGGGCAAGTTTTGACTTGATAAAGGAATTCGAAAGTGATTTTGAGAAGCTAAAGAACGATTTTGAATTTTTGTTTGGAAACATTATATACTTTTTAAGAGACGCACTTTTTTATAAAAAAACAAAGAGTATTGAACTCATTACAAACACAGACAAATTGGAAAAGATTATAGAGTTTTCAAACAAACATACAATTAGTCATATATACAAACTTTTACAAGATTTTATGATTTTAGAGAAATATCCGGACGCAAATGTTATCTCAGACAATGTGCTTGACATGATTTTCTTAAAACTATCAGGAGGCTAA
- a CDS encoding aconitate hydratase, giving the protein MGLSVAQKIIKEHLVKGEMIPGKEIAIRIDQTLTQDSTGTMAYLQFEAMGIDRVKTKRSVAYIDHNTLQTGPENADDHLYIQTVAKKHGIYFSKPGNGICHQVHLERFAVPGQTLLGSDSHTPTAGGIGMLAIGAGGLDVAVAMGGGEYYLIMPKIVKVNLKGRLQPWVSAKDIILELLRRLTVKGGVGKIFEYTGEGVKTLSIPERATITNMGAELGATTSIFPSDEITYEFLKAQGRENDFVEILPDPDAVYDEEIEIDLSSLVPLAACPHSPDNVVPVSELKGIKVDQVAIGSCTNSSYKDLMKVAKILEGKTIAEHVSLVISPGSKQVLNMLAQNGALASLVSAGARILECACGPCIGMGQAPRTNGISLRTFNRNFEGRSGTPSAKVYLVSPETAAASAITGYITDPRTLGDEPQVEMPKSFLINDNLIVPPAENPDEVEVIRGPNIKPFPQGKPLPEVVVGKVLVKLGDNITTDHIMPSNAKLLPYRSNIPYLSDYCLTPCDPDFPKKARENGGGFIVGGVNYGQGSSREHAALVPLYLGIKGVLAKSFARIHMANLINNGIIPMVFENPNDYDTIEEMDELKIENARDQIEKSDVLIIENVTKGLKYRMVLNLTERQRQMILHGGLLNLTKAKGMN; this is encoded by the coding sequence ATGGGTTTGAGTGTTGCTCAGAAGATTATAAAAGAGCATTTAGTCAAAGGTGAAATGATACCCGGAAAAGAGATAGCTATCAGAATTGACCAGACCTTGACACAAGACTCAACAGGTACAATGGCATACCTTCAGTTTGAAGCAATGGGAATTGACAGAGTAAAGACAAAAAGGTCTGTTGCATACATTGACCATAACACACTTCAAACAGGTCCAGAGAATGCAGACGACCATCTATACATACAAACAGTTGCTAAAAAACATGGAATTTACTTCTCAAAACCCGGAAATGGAATATGTCATCAGGTTCATTTAGAGCGATTTGCGGTACCAGGTCAAACTCTTTTGGGCTCAGATAGCCACACACCAACAGCTGGCGGCATAGGAATGCTTGCAATTGGGGCAGGCGGCTTGGATGTTGCGGTTGCAATGGGTGGTGGCGAGTACTATTTGATTATGCCAAAGATTGTAAAAGTGAATCTAAAAGGAAGACTTCAGCCTTGGGTTTCTGCAAAAGATATCATCTTAGAGCTTCTTCGCAGGCTTACTGTCAAAGGCGGAGTTGGCAAGATTTTTGAGTACACAGGCGAAGGTGTAAAAACTTTGTCTATTCCAGAGAGAGCGACAATCACTAACATGGGTGCAGAGCTTGGTGCAACGACATCAATCTTTCCATCTGATGAAATAACATATGAGTTTTTGAAGGCTCAAGGTCGAGAAAATGACTTTGTTGAGATTTTACCAGACCCTGATGCGGTCTATGATGAAGAGATTGAGATAGATTTGTCAAGTTTGGTGCCACTGGCGGCATGTCCGCATAGCCCGGACAATGTTGTGCCTGTGTCTGAACTCAAAGGAATCAAGGTTGACCAGGTTGCAATTGGAAGTTGTACAAACTCATCGTACAAAGATCTTATGAAGGTTGCAAAGATTTTAGAAGGAAAGACAATTGCTGAGCATGTATCACTTGTTATATCACCAGGCTCAAAACAGGTTTTAAACATGCTTGCACAGAATGGAGCTTTAGCGTCTTTGGTTTCAGCTGGGGCGAGGATTTTAGAGTGTGCGTGTGGTCCATGTATTGGTATGGGTCAAGCACCAAGGACAAATGGAATTTCACTCAGAACATTTAACAGAAACTTTGAAGGTCGAAGCGGAACACCTTCTGCAAAGGTTTATCTTGTATCACCTGAGACTGCTGCAGCATCAGCTATAACAGGCTACATCACAGATCCAAGAACCTTGGGCGATGAACCTCAGGTTGAGATGCCAAAGAGCTTTTTGATAAATGACAACTTGATAGTACCACCTGCTGAAAATCCAGATGAAGTTGAGGTTATACGAGGACCAAATATAAAGCCATTCCCACAAGGAAAGCCACTACCAGAGGTAGTAGTTGGCAAAGTTTTGGTAAAGCTTGGTGACAATATTACAACAGACCATATTATGCCGTCTAACGCAAAGCTTTTGCCATACAGGTCAAACATCCCATATTTGTCTGACTACTGTTTGACACCATGTGACCCGGATTTTCCAAAGAAAGCGCGCGAAAATGGTGGCGGTTTTATTGTTGGTGGAGTAAACTACGGTCAGGGCTCCTCAAGAGAACATGCAGCGCTTGTGCCGCTTTATTTAGGAATTAAAGGGGTTTTAGCAAAGAGCTTTGCACGAATTCACATGGCAAATTTAATTAACAACGGAATTATTCCTATGGTGTTTGAAAATCCGAACGATTATGATACAATTGAAGAGATGGATGAGCTAAAAATTGAAAATGCAAGAGATCAGATTGAGAAGAGTGATGTGCTGATAATAGAAAATGTCACAAAGGGCTTGAAGTATAGAATGGTTTTGAATCTCACAGAAAGACAACGTCAGATGATTTTACATGGAGGTCTTTTGAACCTGACAAAGGCAAAAGGGATGAACTAA
- a CDS encoding YaaR family protein — MNMRIEDVKRNNISNVTFFQDPKKVERKQESFLGYVKQLERDQLINRIKELIEKIDSLGQSLAKKMDLVTLKEYKKSIKELLSYTVFSSHEYFKESLFGKKGRHKIFGIVKKIDEKMDLLTQEIIKKEADNIKVLSYVGEIKGLLIDLFM, encoded by the coding sequence ATGAATATGAGAATAGAAGATGTAAAAAGAAACAATATATCTAATGTAACATTTTTTCAAGACCCTAAGAAGGTGGAAAGAAAGCAAGAGTCTTTTTTGGGATATGTAAAGCAACTTGAAAGGGATCAATTAATAAACAGAATAAAAGAGCTTATAGAAAAGATAGATTCTCTTGGTCAAAGCCTTGCAAAAAAGATGGATTTGGTGACTTTAAAAGAGTATAAAAAATCCATAAAAGAGCTCTTGTCGTATACAGTTTTTTCTTCTCATGAATATTTCAAAGAAAGCCTTTTTGGCAAAAAAGGCAGACACAAAATATTTGGAATAGTCAAGAAGATTGACGAGAAAATGGATTTGCTAACACAAGAGATTATCAAAAAAGAAGCTGATAATATAAAGGTTTTATCATATGTTGGTGAGATAAAAGGACTTTTGATAGATTTATTTATGTAG
- a CDS encoding 2-isopropylmalate synthase, protein MAKVEFNPRTNLIEQAAYKYTLQDVSEPNLYRDIFPYTEIPKIAFNHRHVPMFVPDEIWITDTTFRDGQQARSPYTVEQIVRLYDYLHELDNDSGVIRQTEFFLYSKKDREAVIKCMERGYRYPEVTSWIRARKEDFQLVKEMGIKETGILVSCSDYHIFKKLNMTRKQAMEMYLSIVEAALENGIIPRCHFEDITRADFYGFVVPFANELMKLAKQANMPVKIRACDTLGLGVSYPGVALPRSVQGIIYGLRHYAEVPSEWLEWHGHNDFYKAVVNSGTAWLYGASAVNCSLLGIGERTGNTPLEAMVIEYAQLRGTTKNMRLEVITEIADYFEKELDYEIPPRTPFVGRAFNATRAGIHADGILKDEEIYNIFDTKKILNRPIVIAVDAHSGLAGIAAWINTYFRLEGDQRIDKRDPRVAKIKEWVDKEYENGRTTVIGDDELEMVVREVMPELFKMHESRVK, encoded by the coding sequence ATGGCAAAAGTAGAGTTTAACCCAAGGACAAATCTGATTGAGCAGGCAGCGTATAAATATACACTCCAAGATGTTTCAGAGCCAAACCTTTACAGAGATATTTTTCCATATACAGAAATTCCTAAGATAGCATTCAATCACAGGCATGTTCCTATGTTTGTGCCTGATGAGATATGGATAACAGATACAACCTTCAGAGATGGTCAACAAGCAAGATCACCTTATACAGTTGAGCAGATTGTGAGGCTTTATGACTATCTACATGAGCTTGACAATGACTCTGGTGTCATCAGGCAGACAGAGTTTTTCCTGTACTCTAAGAAGGATAGAGAAGCAGTAATCAAATGTATGGAAAGAGGTTATCGCTATCCAGAGGTTACTTCATGGATTAGGGCACGAAAAGAAGATTTCCAGCTTGTAAAAGAAATGGGAATAAAAGAGACTGGTATACTTGTATCTTGCTCTGACTATCACATATTCAAAAAGCTCAACATGACAAGAAAACAGGCAATGGAGATGTACCTTTCAATTGTTGAGGCGGCGCTTGAAAATGGCATAATTCCACGCTGCCACTTTGAAGATATTACAAGAGCAGACTTTTACGGCTTTGTTGTGCCGTTTGCAAATGAGCTCATGAAACTTGCAAAACAGGCAAACATGCCGGTTAAAATCAGGGCATGTGATACACTCGGGCTTGGTGTTTCATACCCAGGGGTTGCACTGCCAAGAAGTGTTCAAGGCATAATTTATGGACTTAGACACTATGCAGAGGTTCCTTCTGAGTGGCTTGAGTGGCATGGTCACAACGACTTTTACAAGGCTGTTGTGAACTCAGGTACTGCATGGCTATATGGTGCGTCTGCTGTTAACTGCTCACTTTTGGGAATCGGCGAGCGAACAGGTAATACGCCTTTGGAGGCTATGGTAATTGAATACGCTCAGCTGCGCGGAACAACAAAGAACATGAGGCTTGAGGTTATCACAGAGATTGCAGACTACTTTGAAAAAGAGCTTGACTATGAGATTCCACCTCGAACACCATTTGTTGGTCGTGCATTTAACGCAACAAGGGCAGGAATTCACGCAGATGGTATTTTGAAAGATGAGGAGATTTACAACATCTTTGATACAAAAAAGATTTTAAACAGGCCAATTGTCATTGCAGTTGACGCACACTCAGGGCTTGCTGGTATTGCAGCATGGATTAACACCTACTTTAGGCTTGAGGGCGACCAGAGGATTGACAAGCGTGACCCACGAGTGGCTAAAATAAAAGAGTGGGTTGACAAAGAGTACGAAAACGGTAGAACAACTGTTATTGGTGATGACGAGCTTGAAATGGTAGTACGTGAGGTCATGCCAGAGTTATTTAAGATGCATGAGAGTAGGGTGAAGTGA
- a CDS encoding DNA recombination protein RmuC, with protein MEIALLLLVIILLVVNIVLVFSIKNSSFQTRAEEKFESIEKMLDKLQNLTLEQISQNRSEVQNTISSFGNLLMSMFSDFSSFQKSQFDSFSSQILNLTTTSQEKLETIRKEVDSKLSQIQEQNERKLEQIRQTVDSHLQQTLEAKLGESFKLVSERLELVHRGLGEMQALANGVGDLKRILSNVKVRGTLGEIQLGNIIDQILDTSKYERNVRIKPHTQEQVEFAIKIPSKNSNENEFIYLPIDSKFPIESYERLLEAQEKNNIDEISKFSKELENSIKQNAKTIKEKYIDPPRTTDFAIMFLPTEGLYAEVLRIPGLFEYVQREYKVIIAGPTTISAILNSLALGFKTIAIEKRTSEVWELLSAVKTEFSKFGEVLEKVKKKLLEAQDTIDTAARKTRTIERKLKNVESLSSDEAAQKVLYSDETEEEQ; from the coding sequence GTGGAAATTGCTCTTTTGTTGCTTGTAATAATCCTTCTTGTTGTGAATATCGTATTAGTATTTAGTATAAAAAACTCCTCTTTTCAAACAAGAGCAGAAGAAAAGTTTGAGAGCATTGAAAAGATGCTCGACAAGCTTCAAAATCTCACTCTTGAACAGATTTCGCAAAATAGAAGCGAGGTTCAAAACACAATCAGCTCATTTGGCAATCTTCTTATGAGCATGTTTTCTGACTTTTCGTCGTTTCAAAAATCGCAGTTTGATTCATTCTCAAGCCAAATTTTAAACCTTACAACAACAAGCCAAGAAAAGCTTGAAACAATAAGAAAAGAAGTGGATTCAAAACTTTCGCAAATTCAAGAACAGAACGAAAGAAAGCTTGAGCAGATTCGCCAGACAGTAGATAGTCACCTCCAACAGACGTTAGAAGCCAAGCTTGGTGAGTCTTTCAAACTTGTATCAGAACGTCTTGAGCTTGTCCATAGAGGACTGGGTGAGATGCAGGCCTTAGCAAACGGTGTTGGTGACCTCAAGAGGATTTTGAGCAATGTAAAAGTGCGTGGGACTTTGGGTGAGATTCAACTTGGAAACATTATAGACCAGATTTTGGATACTTCTAAATATGAGAGAAATGTGAGGATAAAACCTCATACACAAGAGCAGGTTGAGTTTGCTATTAAGATTCCATCTAAAAATTCAAATGAAAATGAATTTATATACCTTCCTATAGACTCCAAATTCCCCATTGAGAGTTATGAGCGTCTGCTTGAGGCGCAGGAGAAAAACAATATTGACGAGATTTCGAAGTTTTCAAAAGAGCTTGAAAACAGCATAAAACAGAATGCAAAGACAATTAAGGAAAAATACATAGACCCGCCAAGGACGACCGATTTTGCAATCATGTTTTTGCCAACTGAAGGACTTTATGCAGAGGTTTTGCGAATTCCTGGACTTTTTGAGTATGTCCAGAGAGAATATAAAGTCATAATAGCTGGGCCAACAACAATATCTGCTATCTTAAATAGCCTTGCGCTTGGGTTTAAGACCATTGCTATTGAAAAGAGAACAAGCGAGGTATGGGAGCTTTTGTCAGCTGTCAAGACTGAGTTTTCAAAGTTTGGAGAGGTTTTAGAGAAGGTCAAAAAGAAGCTTCTTGAAGCTCAGGATACAATAGACACTGCTGCAAGAAAGACAAGGACTATCGAAAGGAAGCTCAAAAACGTCGAAAGCCTTTCTTCTGATGAGGCTGCACAAAAAGTGTTGTATAGTGATGAAACTGAAGAAGAACAGTAA
- a CDS encoding GntR family transcriptional regulator has protein sequence MVYNHSDERESRYSPLYEKIFEIIKERILMGILKPGDPLVEVKLAEELGVSRTPIRETLRQLELEGLVYSIPHKGAFVAGVTAQDIEDIYTIRMLLDGLAARWAAQKITKDEEDELTEIITLMELYTRKKDIPKVMKTDSQFHQLIYKASKSKPLEHVLSTFHSYIIRARATSFETPGRLEEAMEEHKLIFEAIVNKDPDKAEEYMKLHVKNAAKNLIEQKKMEEKTVAGK, from the coding sequence ATGGTTTACAATCATTCAGATGAGAGGGAAAGTAGATATTCACCACTTTATGAAAAAATATTTGAGATCATCAAAGAAAGGATTTTAATGGGTATTTTAAAGCCGGGCGACCCTCTTGTTGAGGTAAAACTTGCAGAAGAGCTTGGTGTTTCACGAACACCTATAAGAGAGACCCTGCGTCAGCTTGAGCTTGAAGGACTTGTGTATTCTATACCTCACAAAGGTGCGTTTGTTGCTGGTGTGACTGCTCAAGACATAGAGGATATATACACAATCAGGATGCTTTTAGATGGACTTGCTGCACGCTGGGCAGCTCAGAAGATTACAAAAGACGAAGAAGATGAGCTGACAGAGATAATTACGCTTATGGAGCTTTATACAAGAAAAAAGGATATTCCAAAGGTGATGAAAACAGACTCACAGTTTCATCAGCTAATTTACAAGGCCTCTAAAAGCAAACCGCTCGAGCATGTTTTGTCAACATTTCATAGCTATATTATAAGAGCAAGAGCAACGTCATTTGAAACACCCGGTAGGCTTGAAGAGGCTATGGAAGAGCACAAGCTCATATTTGAGGCAATTGTAAATAAAGACCCTGACAAGGCTGAGGAGTACATGAAGCTTCATGTAAAGAACGCAGCCAAAAATCTAATTGAACAAAAGAAAATGGAAGAAAAAACTGTGGCAGGGAAATAG
- a CDS encoding PSP1 domain-containing protein, translating to MAEVVGVRFKKAGKIYWFDPNDIDLKAGDDVIVETVRGIEMGKVMIEKREVPDEEIVQPLKKVVRKATEEDYKKAQENIEKAARALEICKEKVKKHGLPMKLLHAEYTFDNNKLLFYFTAEGRVDFRELVKDLAAVFRTRIELRQIGVRDDTKFRGGLGPCGREVCCATHLCEFQPISIKMAKQQGLVLNPAKISGLCGRLMCCLTYEQKFYEEAMLKLPGIGAIVRTADGEGEVVEVNVLKEKVKVRFEDEQQNVEVKEYSVGEFEIIKDTKKIQQPMVALDDDELKELLDLEE from the coding sequence ATGGCAGAAGTTGTTGGAGTGAGATTCAAAAAAGCAGGGAAGATATACTGGTTTGACCCAAATGATATAGATTTAAAAGCAGGCGATGATGTGATTGTTGAGACTGTCCGTGGGATTGAGATGGGCAAAGTTATGATAGAGAAAAGAGAAGTGCCTGATGAGGAGATAGTTCAGCCTCTTAAAAAGGTTGTGCGAAAGGCAACAGAAGAGGACTACAAAAAGGCTCAGGAAAATATTGAAAAGGCTGCAAGGGCGCTTGAGATTTGTAAAGAGAAGGTCAAAAAACACGGCCTTCCAATGAAACTACTTCATGCAGAGTATACGTTTGACAACAACAAGCTACTTTTCTATTTCACTGCAGAGGGAAGGGTTGACTTTAGAGAGCTTGTAAAAGACCTTGCAGCAGTTTTCAGAACAAGGATTGAATTAAGACAGATTGGTGTCAGGGACGATACAAAATTCAGAGGCGGTTTGGGTCCGTGCGGAAGAGAGGTGTGCTGTGCAACACACCTTTGCGAATTTCAGCCAATTTCAATTAAGATGGCAAAACAGCAGGGGCTTGTTTTAAATCCTGCAAAAATTTCTGGGCTTTGTGGAAGGCTTATGTGCTGCCTGACATATGAGCAAAAATTCTATGAAGAGGCTATGCTAAAACTTCCTGGCATTGGTGCAATTGTGAGAACTGCTGATGGCGAGGGCGAGGTTGTTGAGGTAAATGTCTTAAAAGAGAAGGTTAAGGTGAGATTTGAGGATGAGCAGCAGAATGTTGAGGTAAAAGAGTACTCTGTTGGTGAGTTTGAGATTATAAAAGACACCAAAAAGATTCAACAACCAATGGTTGCACTTGATGACGATGAACTAAAAGAGCTCTTGGATTTAGAAGAGTAA
- a CDS encoding DUF4830 domain-containing protein: MKRSKVWISLSCIMLIGIVLFIVLECGIWKSNKNSRDTAEIAADFVKKKGYAIKVNSGFEYKIVLPKNLSQFERYSKIKRLIKAFKLEAYKGKTLTIFGYCVEKDGKDAGTYILCIDGSKIIGSFLDETENEEYVTLLRTTFGINQ; encoded by the coding sequence ATGAAAAGGTCAAAGGTGTGGATTAGTTTGAGTTGTATAATGTTGATTGGAATTGTGCTTTTTATAGTTTTAGAGTGTGGAATTTGGAAAAGTAACAAAAATAGCAGAGACACTGCTGAAATTGCAGCAGATTTTGTCAAGAAAAAAGGTTATGCTATAAAGGTGAATAGTGGATTTGAATATAAGATTGTTTTGCCCAAAAATCTTTCTCAATTTGAAAGGTATTCTAAAATAAAAAGGTTAATTAAAGCATTTAAGCTTGAGGCATATAAAGGGAAAACTTTAACTATTTTCGGTTATTGTGTCGAAAAAGATGGAAAAGACGCAGGCACTTATATTTTGTGTATAGACGGCAGTAAAATAATTGGCAGCTTTCTTGACGAAACTGAAAACGAAGAGTACGTTACTCTTTTGAGAACAACATTTGGTATAAACCAATAG
- a CDS encoding isocitrate/isopropylmalate dehydrogenase family protein, which produces MSYTITLIPGDGIGPEVTDAARRVLNASGVKIEWEVVEAGEKVMQEHGTPLPDYVLESIKKNKVALKGPITTPVGTGFRSVNVALRQALNLYANVRPVKSYEGVPARYTNVDLIIVRENTEDLYAGIEYMAGDDAAVGVKIITRKASERIVRYAFELARREKRRKVTAVHKANIQKLTDGLFLECARKVAQDYPDIEFEDMIVDAMSMKLVQSPENYDVLVMPNMYGDILSDLAAGLVGGLGIAPGANIGEDGAVFEPIHGSAPKRAGQNMANPTATILSGVMMLRYLGELEAADRVEKAVAKVIKEGKEVTYDLGGSTGTKEFADAVIREMERL; this is translated from the coding sequence ATGAGCTATACAATTACTCTTATACCTGGCGATGGAATAGGGCCTGAAGTGACAGATGCTGCAAGAAGAGTTTTGAATGCATCTGGTGTGAAAATTGAATGGGAAGTTGTTGAAGCAGGTGAAAAGGTTATGCAAGAGCATGGCACTCCACTTCCTGACTATGTCCTTGAGAGTATAAAGAAAAACAAGGTTGCATTAAAAGGACCAATTACAACACCTGTTGGGACAGGTTTTAGAAGTGTAAATGTTGCCCTTCGTCAAGCTCTAAATCTTTATGCAAATGTAAGACCAGTGAAGTCTTATGAAGGTGTGCCAGCAAGGTATACCAATGTAGATTTAATAATTGTCAGAGAGAACACAGAAGACCTTTATGCAGGCATTGAGTATATGGCTGGAGATGATGCAGCAGTTGGTGTTAAAATAATAACAAGAAAGGCAAGCGAGAGGATTGTAAGGTATGCCTTTGAGCTTGCAAGAAGAGAAAAGAGAAGAAAGGTTACAGCTGTTCACAAGGCAAACATCCAAAAGCTAACAGATGGACTATTTTTAGAATGTGCAAGAAAGGTAGCTCAAGACTATCCTGATATAGAGTTTGAAGACATGATTGTCGATGCGATGAGCATGAAACTTGTCCAAAGTCCAGAAAACTATGATGTTTTAGTTATGCCAAACATGTATGGTGACATTCTTTCTGACTTGGCAGCAGGCTTGGTAGGGGGCTTAGGGATAGCACCAGGTGCGAACATTGGTGAAGATGGTGCTGTGTTTGAGCCAATCCATGGTTCCGCGCCAAAAAGAGCAGGACAGAACATGGCAAACCCAACCGCAACAATCCTCTCTGGTGTTATGATGCTGAGGTACTTAGGCGAGCTTGAAGCTGCTGACAGGGTTGAAAAGGCAGTTGCAAAGGTTATAAAAGAAGGGAAAGAGGTTACATATGACCTTGGCGGTTCAACTGGTACAAAAGAGTTTGCTGATGCCGTTATTCGTGAGATGGAAAGACTGTAA
- a CDS encoding ATP-binding cassette domain-containing protein codes for MEKRMLYKSFNLTKSFGKKVVFERLSFEIFEGECVLIEGPNGSGKTTLLNILSKFDIDYQGEVLFRGVDLKKENLKDLPISFLPDEPIYYEALTVKEHMKLVAITYGYSKKEAQSLIDSISVVLDLKDYHNFFPSWLSKGTKQKFMIALSLLKRFDVYIADEPFANLDSKTILTFCEILETLKECGKTIILTSHQKNEHLEKLVDRNIILAKGRNLKR; via the coding sequence ATGGAAAAAAGGATGCTATATAAATCTTTTAATCTGACAAAATCTTTTGGAAAAAAGGTTGTATTTGAAAGGTTGTCTTTTGAGATATTTGAAGGTGAGTGTGTATTGATTGAAGGACCAAATGGATCCGGTAAGACAACCCTGTTAAATATACTATCAAAATTTGATATAGACTACCAAGGAGAAGTACTTTTCAGAGGAGTTGATCTTAAAAAAGAGAATTTAAAGGATTTGCCAATTTCTTTTTTACCAGATGAACCTATTTACTATGAAGCACTTACAGTAAAAGAGCATATGAAGCTGGTTGCAATAACGTATGGATATTCAAAAAAAGAAGCACAGTCACTCATTGACTCTATCTCTGTCGTTTTAGATTTAAAAGACTATCACAACTTCTTTCCATCTTGGCTCTCTAAAGGAACTAAACAGAAGTTTATGATAGCTCTAAGTCTTTTGAAAAGATTTGATGTTTACATTGCAGATGAGCCTTTCGCTAATTTAGACTCAAAAACCATTTTGACATTTTGTGAGATATTAGAAACGCTAAAAGAATGTGGGAAAACTATTATTTTGACATCACATCAAAAAAATGAGCATTTGGAAAAGCTTGTTGACAGAAACATTATTTTAGCGAAAGGACGAAACCTAAAAAGATGA
- a CDS encoding cyclic-di-AMP receptor: MKLVVAVVQNEDVGRLLDSLQKEGIMATKLSTSGGFLRSGNTTLLIGIDDDRVNEVIDIISQKCKTRKQIVSSPVTNNPSAGVYIPYPIEITIGGATIFVLNIERFEKV; the protein is encoded by the coding sequence ATGAAGCTGGTTGTTGCGGTTGTTCAGAATGAGGATGTGGGACGGCTTTTGGATAGTCTTCAGAAAGAGGGGATTATGGCAACAAAACTTTCAACATCAGGCGGTTTTCTTCGCTCTGGCAATACCACTCTGCTAATAGGTATAGATGATGATAGGGTAAATGAAGTGATTGATATAATTTCCCAAAAATGCAAAACAAGAAAACAGATTGTTTCATCACCTGTTACAAACAATCCTTCAGCAGGTGTGTACATTCCATACCCTATAGAAATAACAATTGGTGGTGCGACAATATTTGTCCTCAACATTGAGAGGTTTGAAAAGGTTTAA